CACATAGGGATGTATCTATATCTTCCAGTACAACAATAGAGTCACCTCTACATGTTAGGAGCGCACCAGGGCGTTCGTGTTACAGGACATGATGCCAGTAGGCGATGGCGTTAGGCAATAACAGAAAATAATATCTAAGTTACACAATATCAAatttttgattttatttttactCTTCCTCAATAAGGGCGACTTGAACAAGTATTTCTCTTTTTGATGTACTTTTCCACATGGGATTCATCAAGTAAATCTTACTTCAGACTGGAAGAATTGGATGATAATAAAACAAATTTTCAGCTTAAAAAAATCCCTTTGTGTGGTGATTCTTATCTAACTATAGTGTAATGATTCGTCTCTCTTGGGCTCTTCTACCAACAACATTCAAGCTGCAACCAAGAAAATTATAATCTTCTGATTACCGATACTGATAAGCAGCTCAGGAAATGACATATCCTAGTCTAGTTTCTATTTCACACACTAGTACCTCACAGTAACATATTATGCAAAATCAAAATGTGTGTTCATAGATGAATAAtttacgatgatgattgagaTCAAATCATGAAACAAAATACATTACTGTAGATGGAGTTTTTTTGTGACTGTAGCTAATTACAATGAATTATAATGTCTTTCCAGATCAGTCTTCAGAGGTCCAGCAGCTTCAAGGATTTCATGAAGCCCAAGTCTCCCATAGCGGCCGAAGAACTTCACTGGGATGAGCCTGTGAGTTGGAATTCACTTATTCACGCACATGAACACTTGCTCCCTTACatagacactcactcactcacctactcactcattcacatagacagtcacccactcactcactcactcactcactcactcactcactcactcactcactcactcactcactcactcactcactcactcactcactcactcactcactcactcacccactcactcactcacatagacactcactcactcatttacATAGacacttactcactcacccaccccctcccttacatagacactcacccactcactctggcacatacactcactcaaTCTCTTGTTCaactactcactcactcacacacccaatCACTCACTCCATCACATGTACACtcgccccctcacccctctgacCCATCACTCTTTCAccaactcacccactcacctaCCCAGTTCCCTCACCTGGTCACTTGCCCATTCACCCAACcattctcacacacaaagaaagaaaagaaaagggaacacatgcatatatatacagtTCCCTTGTGCTGCTCAGTTCCTAGATATAGTTTCCGACTGGGAACTCAGCATGTTTCCCCAGCATAGAtgtatttaaatgaaatgtCACAGTGCCTTGTAGCCACAGGCAAATGAAAGCGCAATTTCATCGAGATTGAAATTGTGGATTATAAGATTATAAAAGCGTATAATTCGATAAAATATCCTCCTCCTCAAACGTTGTATCGTGTGGATTGTGTTCGTCATACTTTACATATCGCGGGAGGAAGTCAGGCAAAACATGCAATtcaaaagaaagagagtgagattgAGGACGATGGTGTTGCACTGCATCGAGCCATTACGCTTCTGCACTCAGACAGGATGTCCTGTGTAAGCCAACCAGGCAGAGAACCTGTGTCTCAGAAGCACAGGTTAGCAGACAGGCTCTCGCAGTGCCAGGGATTATTGCCTCATAAAAACTGTCAGCAGCACTGTTAGCTTTCACTCAGGTCTCAAGTCCATGTTGCCTGGTTTATATAGCCTGATGTCCCTGGTGATGACGGccatgtatgtgtatttgtgtatgcatTTACGTAGATACGTATGCATGTACattttctgttgtgtgtgtgtgtgtgtgtgtgtgtgtgtgtgtgtgtgtgtgtgtgtgtgtgtgtgtgtgtgtgtgtgtgtgtgtgtgtgtgtgtgtgtgtgtgtgtgggtgcctgtgtgtgtgtgtgtgtgtgtgtgtgtgtgtgtgtgtgtgtgtgtgtgtgtgtgtttgtgtgtgtgtgtgtgtgtgtgtgtgtgtgtgtgtgtgtgtgtgtgtgtgtgtgtgtgtgtgtgtgtgtgtgtgtgtgtgtgtgtgtgtgtgtgtgtgtgtgtgtgtgtgggtgcgtgcctgtgtgcctgtgtgtgcgtacctgtgtGTATATGAGGATGTGTGctcaagcatgtgtgtgcatagaaatggtgtatgtctgtgtgcagtCACACAGAGTATTTGAGGGTTGATTTGTTTGGAAAAGTCAATGAGTTATAATTTTTATAGTACTTAATTGTATTCAATGAATGTTATTGTCAGCAAAAACGACATTGATATAAGACCTTGCATGATTAAATGTCATTGAATCCTGCCAATCATTTGCAACATTTGAAACAGTTTGACAATTTTATGAAACATACAAATGTGTAATAGTAACCAGAACATCAATGGCATTTCAGGAGAATGTCACTGTGGATGAAGCTGTGAAGAGCGGCAGCAAGCAGGGAAAGTCATGGCGAAACGTCATCTCCCGCACTATGACCCGCAAGACATCCAAGCAGGTCCAGAAGGCTCTggctgaggagggggtgaggccTATCAAAGACATTCCCAGGACCTCCTTCAACTAATAAATAGTCTTCATTCTGTCTCGTACTGTTTAGCTCATATTTGTCAATATGAGAAAATATAGCAAAGATATTATAtgcatattttttaaagaaacttTTGAGatacatcttttttttataaacattgTGTACAGTTGTAGCTATGATGAAACATTAGACCTATTTTTAGAGAATTGGTTGAAACTGTTTAATACATATGAGCAACACAAGTTATTTTAGTTGAAATGTGAGGTAGCACAGAGATAAAAGTTCGTACAAAAGTAATACAGCAGCTTTAATGACCTATACTTCCTCAAGAGCTATATCAGCCGTTGCCTTCGCAAAAATACGTACAATGCTGCCCCCTAGTGATCACATGGTACACACAAAGTCTTTATTTTGATTCAGAACTACAGGAAGTTAAAGGGCATAATCAAATACTTagttaaaagtataaaagttgTACTACTAATTAAATTCAAGGTCAAACTTGGTTATGACTTGAAGATCTAAAACTATCCACGATTAAGCTAGTACATTACCCTAGTCGGCTACCCAAAAGCAAGACACAAGAGTAATTAGTTGGAGATTTATTTTAATGTCGATAGTAATAGAAGAAAATAGCACTTGAGGTAGAATTAGGAGTACAATTATGTGCAATGAGGTTTCCAGTCCCAGTTTTAAACTTACCAGAACTTTTCCATCGTCCTCCAAGAATGAGAGCTATGAGGAGAGCACCCTATCTCCATCTGACTGGCTTCCCGATCAGAGTGCTCCTCGGAACAGAACTTCCCTCTGTTCCTCGGGATCCGAAGAGACGGTGTCAGGCCCTCCGTCCAGACAACTCTCTGCAGGTAAACATGCGTCAGCAGACCCTTTGATCCAGTGTGACTCAGAGTCATCTCAGATACATGTCTAAGGAGAAGCTAGCTGCGAGGGCCTCTAGTTCGAGGATGCCACAACTAGACCTCTGCGATTGGAGATCAAAACCAATATCTCTCTAGAGATTATTAGTATGCGAGTTGAACtcgcataataataataatatgtttatTCTACATGGCGCCTTTCTCACACTCAAGGTCGCTTTACAGATTCATGAGAGCCCaaacagagaaagatagagaaaaaCAGGCAGTAGAACAACacaaatagaaataaaaatcgATAATACATACAGAGGGTCTATGCAGTGGTGGAAGAGGAGAAGTGTTCTTGAGACAGAAAGGTCTTGAGGTGAGCTttaaagagagggaaggagggacagTCACGGAGGGATTAAGGAAGGGAATTCCAGAGTTTCGAGGCCATGGCGCTGAAAGACCCGCCACCCAGGGTAGAAAGTCTAGTgcggggggacagagaggagattgTGGTAGCCATTATACTGTCCACCCTCCTCGATATAAACTCCAATATATtacgtaaaaaaaacaacgaaagcAAGCGACTAAATCTGATCTGAGTGTTTTGTGGAATATTTGAATACAGTGTTGGGTTTGTTTACGTCTGTGTTTATCAGGCAGTGACAGACAGAGCCTGGACAGTGGCTACAGCCAGAGAGACAGCATGAGACTGGAAGAGCAAGGGGCCTCCTACCTGGGACCCTTCTGTGGTCGCGCCCTGGTCCACACCGACTTCACCCCCAGCCCATATGACATGGAGTCACTCAAACTACAAGTACGGCCCCCCTGTGTAGCAGAAACCCCCCCGCCTCTGTGTAAAGCAGTGGTCTTTTTCTGGGGGTGATTCGAAGGCACCATATTATGGTCCCCgtggtaaaaaataaatgtgtattaCCAATTGCTTAACTGGGCTGTTGAGCAGTCTAAACCTGCCAAAGAAGAACCATAAAAGGTCTGGTCGTTCCAGGGTGATTAGGGGGGCAATAGGGCCACTTGGCCCCTATTTTCAGAGTCTGAAATAGCTAGTATGAGATCATTTACAGCATTTTAAGAtgttgcttttatccaaagcgacttacatcaggtaatacacacaccgacagcagagtcaaccatgcaaggcgacagccagctcgtcaggagcagtttagggttaagtgtcttgctcagggacacatcaacactcagctaggaggagctggggatcgaactagcaacctatcggttacaagacaactgctctacctcctgagctaaccCGATCAGTTTTCTGAGTGGTCCTCCAAGGGATCAACGTGCGTTGTCATGATTAAAGTGTATAGCGTAAACATAGCCCATACATACAGTACGTCGGTGAGTTAGCCACAGGGCTTGGTTTGGCTTGTGATAACTGTACACCTTATCATGGCTTATACTGACCTTCACAGGGCAGGACTCAAAGGGGGTCAAACCGTGTGTCTGCCATCCTCCAAGACTCCAGAATGCTGTCGCTTCACTAAATCAAACCTCTCCCTCACAGAAAGGTGACATAATCCAGATCATCGAGAAGCCCCCCATGGGAATCTGGACGGGGAAATTGAACACCAAGGTGGGGTCCTTTAAGTTCATCTACGTCAACATCCTGCCGGAGGACAGCCCGCCGGTCCGGAGGAAGAGACCCCAGAGCAGGACAAGCCAGGCCCGGGGCAAACACCAGCAGCTGGAGGACGTCCTTGACAGGATCGGCCTCTGTGTAAGTTTACACCCTCCCTGGAGAGGATTCACTGCGGTCGCTCCTCCTGTCAGATGATAGGGCTATGCTATAGCCTCTACCACTCTCCTCACCATAGCATAGCAATGCACTTTTTATTATGTTCTGAGTTCATCCATGGTTATGTATCATTTTAATAAAATagttgtgtctgtttgtttcaggAGCTGGGGTCTCTGTTGTCCATGCATGGCTTCAAGGGCATCGATGATTTCGGGGGCTTGAGGGAATGTCACCTGAACGAGTTGAACATCACCGATCCCGAAAAGCGCAGCAAGATTCTGAAGGCGGTTGAGCTCCTGAGAGAGTGTACGTTTACATCCGGATCCTACCCACAGGCCCGCTACACATGGAGAATATACAATAGCAATCATAGTCCTGTTCCTCATCAAGAGATTCACGTTTGAAGAGGTCCCTCTTTTGAGTTTGTGAATATATTTTCATGAATGTACCCTTTAGATACCCTTCTGTATTTGTCATCAGCCTTTCAGCCTTTTTCTGCTCCAGAACATTCGATAGTCGGATACATTTCATACATTTGAATCGTACACTCGTCATGTTTTGCAGTTCTAATCATTATTGTGCCATTTCTCAGGAAGGCATTGATATGCGATCTTGTCTGCACCTCAGAATGCTCTTTATGTGTTGTTCAATTTGAACCGAAGGCCTGTAGCGATACCTGTGATTTGACTACCATTCCGGGTATTATCCCTGGGCTGTTAGAACACAACATTACTGCATTAGCAACTCTCCTGAGGGTCACAAAAATTGATTTAGGAGGATCAATTACAACATATACTTTTTCCCAAACTGATTGAGTCTCAACAGATGTGTCATGGTGGATCGTTGAGATGTTCTGTTTCATAGAAGTCGTCATCTCTCTTCCATTCCAGCTGAGGCAGGAtcagactctgaggaggaggcgtCGGCTGAAAGCGAAAGCAAGCAAATCCGGGACTCGGGCTGTTTCGAGAGTTCCGAGAACCTGGCGACCCTACGCGAGGAGCCGAGGACAGAGACCAAGGTTCTAcatgaggagacagaggaggagactgagcaggaggagcagacagaGAAGCTGGATGAGGTCCAGCAGGAGCTAGAGGACCTGACGGTGCAATAGACACACTTAAGAGGAAGAGCACCACTTACAAACAGCTTTAGATCCCTCAGTTCCCCAGGACGCCAGTAGGGGGTAAGATACCACTGCAAATGTCTTGTACAATGGGAGAGGAACGGCTGGGAGAATGGAATGAGGACAGAAGTTGAAGAGACAATGATTTCCTGATATGAAGAGTAATACTGTTGGCTACAGTTGGGGTTCAACGCACAAACATGTAgcaatttgtgttttttgctttaCAAATCGTTaaccatgttcacattttaCATGCAGCAATGTGTTTTTGGTTTTACAAATCGTTaaccatgttcacattttgccttaagtaggcctatagctGTTCATCTATCATGGATCAAAATTGCTGAGTTAGGATAAATGAACGGTTACTGATTATTACGTTATGCAAGTATTATGCTTTATGGAAATAATGCTTAACAATGATAGTTGCGTATtaatgtgtaatgtgtgttatgtgaaacataaacaaaaaaaagtgaaaagaaTGCAGTTTGACACGGTGTAAATGGTAAGCATCAAAGTTTCATATCTATTTTTGCTATAATGACTAGTTAGCCTGAAATCCAATCAGTTGGTTGTTACTTTTTCACTTTGTATATATTAAGAGTTTGACTTTGTTGTACATAGAATTTAAATAAAAGTTTTGAATGGTTGCTTGTATCGTGACATGACCTCAGattacacagaaaaaaaaaatatataacctaAAGTCAACAAACACAATTAATAAGACAATAATTTTTATTTACCAGACACGTCAATCATGTAAAAACAAGTGAAGGGAATTTAATTAAATACTTATTAATCACAGTGTTATCAACTAAACAAGGGCAACATAAATAGGAATTCCATAAATGGCATAGTACAGTATTGATATACATGATGCTTGGGTTATAGATTGATCACATCGTTCGGATCCGACTAATGTTATCATGGAAATGATACAAACGATGA
The DNA window shown above is from Gadus chalcogrammus isolate NIFS_2021 chromosome 10, NIFS_Gcha_1.0, whole genome shotgun sequence and carries:
- the sash3 gene encoding SAM and SH3 domain-containing protein 3: MLRRKTSNASEKDSGQVSKRKISLQRSSSFKDFMKPKSPIAAEELHWDEPENVTVDEAVKSGSKQGKSWRNVISRTMTRKTSKQVQKALAEEGNESYEESTLSPSDWLPDQSAPRNRTSLCSSGSEETVSGPPSRQLSAGSDRQSLDSGYSQRDSMRLEEQGASYLGPFCGRALVHTDFTPSPYDMESLKLQKGDIIQIIEKPPMGIWTGKLNTKVGSFKFIYVNILPEDSPPVRRKRPQSRTSQARGKHQQLEDVLDRIGLCELGSLLSMHGFKGIDDFGGLRECHLNELNITDPEKRSKILKAVELLRESEAGSDSEEEASAESESKQIRDSGCFESSENLATLREEPRTETKVLHEETEEETEQEEQTEKLDEVQQELEDLTVQ